The Papaver somniferum cultivar HN1 chromosome 6, ASM357369v1, whole genome shotgun sequence genome segment CAGCTTACAAAATTCAGAAATTTTAATGTCATGGTTTACCAAGAGTGCCAGACCGTTGGAGCTAGGATTTGATTATAGACATAAGTAAAGTCCTTTGATTGATTTAGCTAAGTGAAGTTCTAGGGGAACGACAAAAATACTGAGAGCTTTCAAATGAGCATTATACTGTCTTGCTTATATCAACTCTTCCCAATAATCAGTGTGGTGCACAAGTACTAAGTATTCAATCAAAATATAATCTCCTTCCGCCACAACTAATCGTGGCCAAGTTTCAGATTCTTTATGCTGCAACCAATCGCCTCTATTACATTCGCAGTGCCTTCATTTTACTAACCTAACTttactacctccgtttcagggaaagtgatattttcactttttcatttttgcCTAAAAAAATAGGCCAAATTCAAGAAGtggaagtatcacttttcccgtAACAAGGGGAGTAATTCTGAGCAGGAGCTGATTGCTGGAGTTCATGGGCTGCTTGGAAAAAATCTGCAGCGTGGAAATTCAACCTTGTATACCATTGGGTGCAAGCCTTCTGAATCATTTTGTGTAAGACGAGAATGAATACTTGGACGCTTGCTGTTATACTCTTCTACTTCTACATTATCCTGCAGTGGACCGTTTCTTTGCAGTGAGTTACAGAAAAACTCACCTTTGTCCCAAGTCACCTCGTATTCGGCTTTCAGACCTGACCCTTGCTGCTTAATAGAAAAAAACAAGAACATCAGCCAAATTTATACAATTGACTTGAGACATTTGCATATAGACACGGACAACAGAGACTGACTGGTCCAACAACGCAATACAAGATATCATCCCACTACTCGACACAGATTCTTGTTCCTTAATGGCACACGGTAGGGTGCTCAAGGAGACTGCCCATTCAAATTAAAACTAAATAGTCATGAGTTGCACATATACATGCATATAGTGCATATGCAACAATATGAGTCAACCCACTTTCTGCTGGGTCTTGGCGCGTGAGCCAAGGCTTTACATCTTTCTGCCACTAGTCTCTACTTGGATTGATAATCTCATATATGAATATGAAAGTAAGATATATCTGCGGCGACCGGCTGTATCCAAGACAGCAAAATATCACGAAAATTGTTCTGAACAAGTAATGCAACCATAAGAGAGAGGTCAACCCAACTTTTTACCTTTTGCATTGAACGCCCACACAACACTTTCATAGCGTTGCAGAAATCGTCATACTTTTCAAACTGAACTACTATCTTGCACTGCAGACCAGAGAAAATGCTCTTCCCATTCTTAACTAGATCAAAGTCCCCAGCAGCATTAAGATTCCTATTAGGGAGAAGTTGAAACCATTACAAATTACAAGATATATCACCACTGCAAGTAGAATATGATtagaaaacaaaaactcaaaccTGGGGAAGATAAATGGAATTAAACACGATATAATTTGTGAGATTATATCATCCGTCCAAACCAGAACTTTCAATAAGCATACATGAGTAGTGAATAGTTGAAAATGTTATGAGTAAGAGACAGATACAAAACTTTTGATCACTTTCACTAGAAAGCAGTGGAGTGTTTGACGAAGCACTCAACATTGCATCCTGTACATTACATGTATGTCATACGTCCAAACCAGAACTTTCAATAAGCATATATGAGTAGTGAATAGTAGTATCAGCTTCACTACTGCTGTCAGATTGCTGAGTTCGTAAAACTATTCTTTGTTCCTCATTACATGTATGTTATATCATGATTCATTCTGCAATTCATTTAATAGACCTCTGAATCATAAATAAATTCTTGGAAACGAAAAATTTAGCAACCAAGACGTTAATGACATAATAAGCCTGTTTGAGAGTACTTTGGCATAAATGAGGTCATCTGGTCGTCTGCTTGATTTCCAATTTGTCTCTACAGTGAACATGGTTGTCCATATATACATTTCACACGTTTAAAGTCAAAATATTCGAAAATTATCCTTAGGATTTATTATCTAGAGTCATATTACTACACTTTTCAATTGGATTTCTGTTACCATGCTAGGGAACAACATTTAACTTAATCTCTTTTAACCCATCCTACGGTGCAAGGCCACTGCTGACAGGTTAACAATACGTGACTACCTGAGGCCCTTCTCTTCGTCTCTATCCACAGCAAGTTTACTTCATTTTCATTTAGAACTCCCTATACAATTTTCAGATTCACTGGCTGAAAAgagaaaggaaacaaaatatttctTAAGTTCATCCTAAGCCCGCCTAACAACTAATATTCAATATATTCTAGTGCGCTATAAATGGCTAAATCGACAGTAAGCACAAACGTTTACGCAGTTGGGGGAACTTTAATGCACTGTAAGATACTCATTTAAAGAAAGCCTCAACATACTACAACTTTATTTGGCAAACTTGTCTAAAAGCATTACATTACCATACCATTATACATTAGTCGTTTAAAATTTGCCCATCAGTCATACCATTTCCAATCAGGCGAAAGTCACAGAATGCTAACTTATTTACTCCTCAATCAGACTAGTATAAGAACAGAGTTTCAAACTTTTAACAAGCACCTACACAAGAACACAAAGTAAAAACGAAATTCTCttaccttatttttccaaacacTGAAAAAATTGAATGACTGACTAGCACAGAAGGCTCCGATGAAACACTTGTTTCCGCAAACCATCTCGATAGAACCCCTCTTAGTATCAGTGTATCTGGTTGCCGCTTTCGAGTCCTTGCAAAAACACCTAATCATCAAAAACAATCAAAACAATTCAACAATAACAAAATCTGAATAAACCCCACTCAAAATGCACACAAGTTTAACAATGTCAAGCTCATACCTCGAGAATTAAAAGCATAAAAGCCCTCCCAAGATTTCTTCATCCGATCAAAATCATCAGAAATTGGAAGAACAGCATTAGCCTTGAACTTGACACCTTGAAGACTCAACTCAACCCCATCCAGTTTTTTAACAAAAGAATTTCTCCATTCAAAGAATCTCTTCTCTAAACCCTTGTTCCActcttcttcatcaccatcagtaTCACTTTTTTTCTCCAACAATTGTTTTTCATCGTGATGAATAAACCCTAAGTCTCTGACATAAAGAGTACCAGAAGCAACAGGAGCTTCACGTTTGCGTTTCTTAATATCTTTAAAACAATGAATTTCAAGATCTTCTTCAGGGATAGTGAGAGGGGGTGTGAATGTACTCTCCTTTAGGTAGTCTAGAAGTGAAAGTTTGAGTTGCCGTTCATCAATGGGTTTAACTGAGTGATCAGAACGGTAGATTGTGAGTAGAAGCTTAACTCTAGGTACAACTGAGATCCCGTTCTCCATTTCTAGGGTTTCTGTTGGTGCTACGGGTTTGAAATCGCCGGAGCTCATGATGATTCTCTCTGTCTGTCACTCTCCCTTCTCTAAATTCTTCCTCTTTTGCCTTTTAATGAGATATTCTTACGGCATTTTTGAACAAGAAAGGATCTGTGGCGCAGTCGTAGCGCGTCTGACTCCAGATCAGTAGGTTGCGTGTtcgattcattttttttttcattttttgatgCCTTTGGCTCatattttttttctgataaaAATTAAAGTATTGGATTTGATTACAGACCACTGCAGAGCATTTTACTTCTGTCTATTGACATCCAATAAAAATTACTAGACCAACAGAAATACTGAGAGCTTTCAAATGAACATTATTTCGTCTTACTTATATTAACTCTTCTTCATAATCACTGTGGTGCAGAAGTACAGAATATTCAATCACATATCATCTCCTTTGGCCACGACTACTCACGGCCAAGTTTCAGATTCTTCCTGCTGCCTCTATTACATTCACAGTACCTTCATCTTACTAACCTAACTGCTGTACATATCCCATTTACAAAAAAGAACCACATGCATTATTACATTGGGACACCTAATGGGGATATTTGATCGCTTTGGCAAAATATTTCATCACATTCTGTCGCGTTATGGCTCTTGTCGTGGAAGTGCAACTTCATCTAGATATTCAGAAAAGAATATCacacataattctgagcaggagCTGACTGTTGGAGTTCATGTGCTGCTTGGAAAAAGTCTGCGGCTTGATCTAATGAGCCTTCCATTTTCGAGACATGTCCCAATGTCAACCATGCTTCATGATTTGTGGGTTCTAATCGCAAAGCATTCATCAAAAAACTCTTTGCTATTGGGAGTGACTTCTTCCCGAGCTTCCAGCACTGATGCTGTTGAAATCATGCTTGGTACATAATCTGGATCAATTGATAGTGAGAGCGAGAACGCCACAAGCGCTTCTTTACACAAGGACTGAGCTTCAAACAACATCCCTGAGCGAAAAATAGAAAAGGAAAATTACTGATCAAATGTGTCTTCATCAAATCTCCGTCTTTCAATGTTTTGATAAATTTACTGGTGATTAATAGAGAAGATGATGTAT includes the following:
- the LOC113288544 gene encoding uncharacterized protein LOC113288544 produces the protein MSSGDFKPVAPTETLEMENGISVVPRVKLLLTIYRSDHSVKPIDERQLKLSLLDYLKESTFTPPLTIPEEDLEIHCFKDIKKRKREAPVASGTLYVRDLGFIHHDEKQLLEKKSDTDGDEEEWNKGLEKRFFEWRNSFVKKLDGVELSLQGVKFKANAVLPISDDFDRMKKSWEGFYAFNSRGVFARTRKRQPDTLILRGVLSRWFAETSVSSEPSVLVSHSIFSVFGKIRNLNAAGDFDLVKNGKSIFSGLQCKIVVQFEKYDDFCNAMKVLCGRSMQKQGSGLKAEYEVTWDKGEFFCNSLQRNGPLQDNVEVEEYNSKRPSIHSRLTQNDSEGLHPMVYKVEFPRCRFFPSSP